Part of the Sylvia atricapilla isolate bSylAtr1 chromosome 1, bSylAtr1.pri, whole genome shotgun sequence genome, TATTCAATTAAAAGTTTGGACAATTTTCACTTTTAGgtcctcctctcctttttgcAAAAAGACATGACAGACTCTGCTGTACTTCATACTGGCTCAGTTTTTATTCCACAAAATTTGATGTGCTCTTAAGAATAGTAAGTAGCTACTGCTACCAAAATTTTTTGAATCGTGTTGAAATTTCTGTCAACACTTCAAAGAGGATAGACTAGTTATGAGAAGCAAACTTAGTGGAGATTTACAGTTCAGGATAGTCAAAAGGCTTTAGATGAATAGCTACaatgtgaatttttaaacaTACATTTTGTAATACTTTATTTTCATATCAGAAATTTAATTATCTTTTGTCCTTTGATAGGTTGGTCAACTTTTCTGTCAGAACCAAGGAGAGTATTAAGTGACCATTAATTTCAAATGAATTTGCACACAGATCCATAAGTAAATTAGGATTGTTAATAGTGCAACTTATTAACTGGACATAATTAGAATAAACTTTTGATTCACATTTGGCAGTATTTAGTCACATATAAGTTGTCCAACACCCTCCAAAGAAGTCCATGAAAATACATactgaaatacaattttatacTTCTTAGGCCACTACAACATTGACTATGAAGTTGTAAGGTGCGGATAGAAAATCTTGCCCTCAGCAATTGGATTGAGATATGAACGTATGAAGCTAAGCTAGACATGCAGCTTAGCATAGACAAATACCCATTTAtctagatagatagatagatatagacATATAGATATTAACATattgatagatagatagatatagatatagatacgGAAgatatctatctatatctatgtATGTATAGTAGAATTCCCACAGTATAATAATGTTACTTAATACTTCACAACAGGAATGTGAATTTCTAAGGAAAGCAATTTACCAagacaaaaggcaaaacaattCCAATCGTGGccatttaaaagtaaaaaagtcaTCTTAGATAACCTACAAAATGAACACAGTTCCTGGAGCATTAACAGAAGACTGTTCAGAATTAATTGATCAAATTATTACTCTCCATGAGAGTTTGGATATATTTTCCACCTGTTGGTGTCTAAAACTTATAGTAATATATTCAGGTTTATAAAGATCCTGCAAGGATACAGAATCATGTTTTCTTGTCCCTACATTACCACTGAGTAATTTCTTGGCAATACATTCCAAATAAGTCAGTTAATTCATGCAATACTTACAACAATGAGTTCATAAAgaaatagtcttttttttttgttagcatGGCAGTCTTGCTTCATCTTCTTCACAACGTGTGCAACTCTTTCTGATTCTTTATCAATATGTGCCTCATTAAAGTCATCCAAAGACATATGTGAGTATCCCAACACCTCAGCTAAAGCTCTCCAGTCATAAACACTCTCTGATACTGTAGACAGAACTGCTGAGTAGATATAAGTCAATTTTTTGAATGGCAGTGCAATTTGTTCAACAAGATTCCTAGTTGTTAGCTCACTATCAGCAGTGTCCATAGCTTGTTCTTTGGAAATCACTTTTATGTTTTTACAATGTACAAGACCAATCTTTCTTCTGAGAACTCCCACGTACCAGTCTTTCACTTTAGTTTGTCCAATGGCTTTAACTTTATCTTCACCAAGAAGTGCTATTGTGTctcctttaaaatattccagcaaATAGTCGATCTTATTTTGACGTAACACAGTTTTCAAAGCCACTCCATAAGTATTGACACTCAAGGGTTTGTCTTGAAACTTTGGATATCTTATTGTTGGTATCAAAAGCCATGGTGCAGACTTGATTTCTTTGCGGTTTTGTAGGCGCTTTGGCCTATTAATAATTCCACTTAATTTTGGAGCTGGTTCAGGAGTTGTAACGTGGAACTGTGTTACTTGGCTACTTTTCAAGATTTTAATCtgaacaaggaaaacaaagaaatgcatCTCCCTGCATCCAAGCATGGAAAACAGGAACTGTTGGCGGACCATTTCACCAGTTTTCAACTCctcctttttaatatttttgcgTTGATCTTCCATCTTTATTTGAAAGTCTGGATCACAGGATGTCAAAGAAATGTTTAGATCTTGCGGGTTTTCAAGCAGAAATGTATGCTTTCCCCACAGCTGAAACACCACAGGAGGCAtacttttcccccctttttttatATCACAAATAGTGAGTTTTCCTGGAATGTAGTTATGACCAAAGACTGtaaaaacagcagtaaaagaTGGATGAATATACTTGGGACCATAAATTCCAACTGAGACTGTTCTATGGACATAGTCCCACACATTGGTTGCTGGAGGCTGGATTTTGCTTGCTTGTATGGCAATCACTGCATACATCACATGACTTAGGTCCGTTAGCTTCACTTGTATGGTATCTTGATAAATATAGCAGTTCTCTAGCTTCTTAAAAGGTCCTTCTTTGTTGAGACTGAAAAAGCACACAATGTCACTCATAACTTGGCTGAGTGGATCGTTCTTCACTTTAGCAGCAACTTTCACTTCTAGGAAAATGGCTTCGCTCGTGTTGAGGTTGCTCAGTGTAAGCTCTATCAGAGGACTTACTGTGCTGGACAGCTCATTGTTGCATGACAACGGAGGATTAAGGATAGCCTTTAAACCAACTTCTTGGAATTCTCCTGGTAACACATGACCCATAGGGACATGAATGTTGATATCTGAGTCAGGTAGCTGTACTGAACCTCCTTCGTGGTTCAGTTTACAAACCACATGAATGTCTGTAGCTTGCGTTTGTGCCCATCCGGGGCTGTGGCTCATGGCTTCTAAATCCAGGCAGGACCGGGTGAGCTGCCGGTGACTCAGCCAAGCCATCTTGTAGGCTTCACGGTCATTTTGAAGCCATGTCATATCTGAAGCTGTAACTTTTTGAGGTGCTGTCTTGTGAGGATTAAATCTTCGGTTATCAACTATATCCAGGAAATCAGACACACTCTTGGATCGTCCAGATCTTCTTGCTGAAGACTTTCTTAGGAGACAATCAATATCCAGCTCATCACCTGAGGAATCCAAAGAGTCCCTATTGCTAGAAATTTTAGGGAACAAATAAGGCTTTTCCTTTAAGATAGAAagacatttattattttcatttctattgG contains:
- the MACC1 gene encoding metastasis-associated in colon cancer protein 1 — translated: MEENSSSSGTDSLSSGEIPRSRSEGTLIDVDDLPPSDSYNANESKLDLDIDWPGVFKHAQAVSKTNPFWNELSGSNPFVHDIAASNRNENNKCLSILKEKPYLFPKISSNRDSLDSSGDELDIDCLLRKSSARRSGRSKSVSDFLDIVDNRRFNPHKTAPQKVTASDMTWLQNDREAYKMAWLSHRQLTRSCLDLEAMSHSPGWAQTQATDIHVVCKLNHEGGSVQLPDSDINIHVPMGHVLPGEFQEVGLKAILNPPLSCNNELSSTVSPLIELTLSNLNTSEAIFLEVKVAAKVKNDPLSQVMSDIVCFFSLNKEGPFKKLENCYIYQDTIQVKLTDLSHVMYAVIAIQASKIQPPATNVWDYVHRTVSVGIYGPKYIHPSFTAVFTVFGHNYIPGKLTICDIKKGGKSMPPVVFQLWGKHTFLLENPQDLNISLTSCDPDFQIKMEDQRKNIKKEELKTGEMVRQQFLFSMLGCREMHFFVFLVQIKILKSSQVTQFHVTTPEPAPKLSGIINRPKRLQNRKEIKSAPWLLIPTIRYPKFQDKPLSVNTYGVALKTVLRQNKIDYLLEYFKGDTIALLGEDKVKAIGQTKVKDWYVGVLRRKIGLVHCKNIKVISKEQAMDTADSELTTRNLVEQIALPFKKLTYIYSAVLSTVSESVYDWRALAEVLGYSHMSLDDFNEAHIDKESERVAHVVKKMKQDCHANKKKRLFLYELIVALLKIDCQGLVARLTQDTIILTSAVKLGKNWRELAEKLARLTKQQIEAYEVPHQGKNGAVALEMMWKPAYDFLYTWAAHYGDGYRDVLQDLQSALDKMKNPVTKEWRELTGALILVNCMEVLRASAFSKIEEE